The proteins below come from a single Serratia fonticola genomic window:
- a CDS encoding DEAD/DEAH box helicase, whose amino-acid sequence MAFTLRPYQLEAVDATIKHFRQHPEPALIVLPTGAGKSLVIAELAKRARGRVLVLAHVKELVAQNHSKYCAYGLEADIFAAGLQQKESSGKVVFGSVQSVARNLSLFDGAFSLLIVDECHRISDDDDSQYQQIIQHLQKTNPQLRLLGLTATPYRLGKGWIYQYHYHGITRGDGNSLFRDCIYELPLRYMIKHGFLVPPERLDMPIVQYDFSRLETRSNGLFSEVDLNRELKQQNRITPHIISQIVEYAETRKGVMIFASTVEHAREVHGLLPSGEAALVSAETPPGERDALIEAFKQQQLRYLVNVAVLTTGFDAPHVDLIAILRPTESVSLYQQIVGRGLRLAPGKTDCLILDYAGNPHDLFTPEVGVSKPHSDSQPVQVFCPGCGFANLFWGKCTENGDIIEHYGRRCQGWLEDDEGHREQCDYRFRFKCCPHCGAENDIAARRCHQCQEVLVDPDDMLKAALKLKDALVLRCGGMELQSGKDDKGEWLKATYYDEDGTSTSERFRLQTPAQRKAFEMLFLRPHQRAPGIPFGWQNAADILAQQALLRHPDFVVARKRGQFWQIREKVFDYQGRFRRANELY is encoded by the coding sequence ATGGCTTTTACCCTACGCCCCTATCAGTTGGAAGCGGTCGACGCCACCATCAAGCATTTCCGCCAGCATCCTGAACCGGCCCTGATCGTGCTGCCAACCGGCGCTGGCAAAAGCCTGGTGATCGCCGAGTTGGCAAAACGCGCTCGTGGCCGGGTATTAGTGCTGGCCCACGTTAAAGAGCTCGTGGCGCAAAACCATAGCAAATACTGCGCTTACGGCCTGGAGGCCGACATCTTCGCCGCCGGGCTTCAGCAAAAAGAGAGCAGCGGCAAGGTGGTGTTTGGCAGCGTGCAATCGGTAGCACGTAATCTATCGCTGTTCGACGGCGCATTTTCCCTGCTGATCGTCGACGAATGCCACCGCATCAGCGACGATGACGACAGCCAATACCAACAGATTATTCAACACCTGCAAAAAACCAACCCGCAACTGCGCCTGCTTGGCCTGACGGCCACCCCTTACCGGCTGGGCAAAGGCTGGATCTATCAATATCACTACCACGGCATCACCCGTGGCGACGGCAACAGCCTGTTTCGCGACTGTATTTATGAACTGCCGTTGCGCTATATGATTAAACACGGCTTCCTGGTGCCGCCAGAACGGCTGGATATGCCGATCGTGCAGTACGATTTCAGCCGCCTGGAGACCAGAAGCAACGGCTTGTTCAGCGAAGTGGATCTTAACCGCGAGCTGAAACAGCAAAACCGCATTACGCCACACATCATCAGCCAGATCGTCGAATACGCCGAAACCCGCAAAGGCGTAATGATTTTTGCCTCCACGGTCGAGCATGCCCGTGAAGTGCATGGCCTGTTACCAAGTGGGGAAGCGGCGTTGGTCAGTGCAGAAACGCCCCCCGGCGAACGTGACGCGCTGATCGAAGCTTTTAAGCAACAGCAATTGCGCTATCTGGTTAACGTGGCAGTTCTGACGACGGGTTTCGACGCACCTCATGTCGATCTTATCGCTATTTTGCGCCCCACCGAGTCCGTCAGCCTGTATCAGCAGATCGTCGGGCGCGGTTTACGGCTGGCCCCAGGCAAGACCGACTGCCTGATCCTGGACTATGCCGGCAATCCCCACGATTTGTTCACGCCGGAAGTGGGCGTTAGCAAACCCCACTCAGACAGCCAACCGGTGCAGGTCTTCTGCCCTGGCTGCGGTTTTGCCAACCTGTTTTGGGGCAAATGCACCGAGAACGGCGACATCATCGAGCACTATGGCCGTCGCTGTCAGGGCTGGCTGGAAGATGATGAAGGGCATCGCGAGCAGTGTGACTACCGCTTCCGTTTCAAATGCTGCCCGCACTGCGGCGCAGAGAACGATATTGCGGCACGCCGCTGCCATCAGTGCCAGGAAGTATTGGTCGATCCGGACGATATGCTGAAGGCCGCATTGAAGCTGAAGGATGCGCTAGTCCTGCGCTGCGGCGGAATGGAACTGCAAAGCGGCAAGGACGACAAAGGGGAATGGCTGAAAGCCACCTATTATGACGAAGATGGCACCAGCACCAGCGAACGTTTCCGCCTGCAAACGCCCGCACAACGCAAGGCCTTCGAGATGCTGTTCCTGCGCCCGCACCAACGGGCACCAGGCATACCGTTCGGTTGGCAAAACGCGGCGGACATTCTGGCTCAGCAGGCGCTGTTGCGCCATCCAGACTTCGTCGTCGCGCGCAAACGCGGCCAGTTCTGGCAGATACGTGAAAAAGTTTTTGATTATCAGGGCCGCTTTCGCCGTGCCAATGAGCTGTATTAA
- the rplY gene encoding 50S ribosomal protein L25 produces MFTINVQVRKDQGKGASRRLRAANKFPAIIYGGEEAAIAIELDHDSVKNMEVKPEFYSEAVVLVVDGKETKVKVQAVQRHPFKPKLAHIDFVRV; encoded by the coding sequence ATGTTCACTATCAACGTACAAGTACGTAAAGACCAGGGTAAGGGTGCGAGCCGCCGCCTGCGTGCAGCAAACAAATTCCCAGCTATCATCTATGGTGGCGAAGAAGCTGCGATTGCTATCGAACTAGACCATGATTCTGTAAAGAACATGGAAGTTAAACCAGAATTCTACAGCGAAGCAGTAGTTTTGGTTGTCGACGGTAAAGAAACCAAAGTTAAGGTTCAGGCTGTACAGCGTCACCCGTTCAAGCCAAAACTGGCTCACATCGACTTCGTTCGCGTTTAA
- the yejK gene encoding nucleoid-associated protein YejK yields MSLDIEQIALHQLVKRDEQTLEVVLRDSLLTTNAAVEEMMAELHRVYSAKSKAYGLFNEQSELADALRNCRKGDDDFLAFSRAATGRLRDELAKYPFADGGVVLFAHYRYLAVEYLLITVLNSCNSTRVNEELDIRTTHYLDINHADIVARIDLTEWETNPQSTRYLTFLKGRVGRKVSDFFMDFLAASEGLDTKAQNRGLLQAVDDYCADAQLGKHERQTVRQQVYSYCNEQLQAGEEIELQELSKEIAPVGEKDFLQFSSEQGYELEDSFPADRGTLRQLTKFAGSGGGISLNFDAMLLGERIFWDAATDTLTIRGTPPNLRDQLQRRTGGK; encoded by the coding sequence ATGAGTCTGGATATCGAGCAGATTGCACTGCACCAGTTGGTAAAACGCGATGAGCAGACGCTGGAAGTGGTGTTGCGCGATTCCCTTCTTACCACCAATGCGGCGGTGGAAGAGATGATGGCAGAGCTGCATCGCGTTTACAGCGCCAAGAGTAAGGCTTACGGCCTGTTCAACGAGCAGAGCGAACTGGCGGACGCGTTGCGCAACTGCCGTAAGGGTGATGACGACTTCCTCGCATTTAGCCGTGCTGCTACCGGCCGTCTGCGCGACGAGCTGGCCAAATATCCGTTTGCCGACGGTGGCGTGGTGCTGTTCGCCCATTACCGCTATCTGGCGGTGGAATACTTGCTGATCACGGTGCTGAACAGTTGCAACAGTACGCGTGTCAATGAAGAGTTGGATATCCGCACCACCCACTATCTGGATATCAACCACGCGGACATTGTGGCGCGTATCGATCTGACCGAATGGGAAACCAACCCGCAATCGACTCGTTACCTGACATTCCTCAAAGGGCGAGTAGGGCGCAAGGTCTCCGATTTCTTTATGGATTTCCTGGCGGCGTCAGAAGGGCTGGATACCAAAGCGCAAAACCGTGGTTTGTTACAGGCGGTGGATGATTACTGTGCCGATGCTCAACTAGGCAAACACGAACGCCAGACGGTACGTCAGCAGGTTTACAGCTACTGTAATGAGCAGTTGCAGGCCGGTGAAGAGATCGAGCTGCAGGAGTTGTCGAAAGAGATAGCCCCGGTGGGCGAGAAGGATTTCCTGCAGTTTTCCAGCGAGCAGGGCTACGAGCTGGAAGATAGCTTCCCGGCGGATCGCGGCACGTTACGCCAATTGACCAAATTTGCCGGCAGCGGCGGCGGTATCAGCCTGAACTTTGATGCGATGTTGTTGGGGGAGCGTATTTTCTGGGATGCGGCCACCGATACTCTGACGATCAGAGGTACGCCACCGAATCTGCGCGATCAGTTGCAACGTCGCACTGGCGGCAAATAA
- a CDS encoding YejL family protein, with amino-acid sequence MPQSSRYSDEHVEQLLSELVNVLEKHHTPTDLSLMVLGNMVTNLINTSIAPAQRKTLARSFAEALQASIREDKAH; translated from the coding sequence ATGCCACAATCATCTCGTTATAGTGACGAACACGTTGAACAACTGCTCTCTGAGCTGGTCAACGTTCTGGAAAAACACCATACTCCCACCGATCTCTCTTTGATGGTACTGGGCAACATGGTAACCAATTTGATCAACACCAGTATTGCTCCCGCACAGCGGAAGACACTGGCCAGATCGTTTGCTGAAGCCCTGCAGGCTTCTATCCGTGAAGATAAAGCGCATTAA
- the yejM gene encoding LPS biosynthesis-modulating metalloenzyme YejM yields the protein MVTNRQRYREKVSQMISWGHWFALFNILLSIGLGSRYLFVTDWPSSLLGRVYALVSLIGQFSFIVFAAYLLIIFPLTFVVMSQRLLRFISATLATAGLTLLLVDSEVFTHFHLHLNPVVWELVVNPDQSELARDWQLVFIAVPVIFLIEMLFATWSWQKLRSLNRRNFGKPLAVLFICSFFASHLIYIWADANFYRPITMQRANLPLSYPMTARKFLEKHGLLDQQEYERRLMQQGNPEAAAVEYPLNSLNYSDKGSGYNLLMIVVNGVRTQDLAQDMPGLSRFAQENIRFSDHYSSGNHADTGLFGLFYGISPTYLDGILAGRKPAALISALSDQGYQFGLFSSDGFNATLYRQALLTDFSLPPEPFVQSDAATTHQWQSWLATQSGNSPWFSYINFSGAKFPEGDNKLSPEAFTQLYRTGAKDVDAQIEQVLATLKEKGLLDKTVVVITAEHGIEFNDTGKGNWGAGSSFNRSQLQVPLVIHWPGTPAQTINKLTNHNDVMRTLMQRLLHVKTPANDYSQGEDLFAAQRKNNWLATGDGSQLVITTPTQTLTLDGNGTYRAYDQDDNEIKDEKPQLALLLQVLTDVKRFIAN from the coding sequence ATGGTGACAAACCGTCAGCGTTATCGTGAAAAAGTCTCCCAGATGATTAGCTGGGGGCACTGGTTCGCCTTATTTAATATTCTGCTCAGTATCGGGTTGGGCAGCCGCTACCTGTTTGTTACCGACTGGCCGTCCTCACTGCTGGGGCGAGTCTATGCGTTGGTCAGCCTGATTGGGCAGTTCAGCTTTATTGTCTTTGCCGCCTACCTGCTGATCATCTTCCCGCTCACCTTTGTGGTGATGTCGCAGCGCCTGCTGCGATTTATTTCCGCGACGTTGGCCACCGCCGGGCTGACGTTGCTGCTGGTCGACAGCGAAGTGTTTACCCACTTCCACCTGCACCTTAATCCGGTGGTGTGGGAGTTGGTGGTCAACCCAGATCAGAGTGAACTGGCGCGCGACTGGCAACTGGTGTTTATCGCCGTACCGGTGATATTCCTGATTGAAATGCTGTTTGCCACCTGGAGCTGGCAGAAACTGCGCAGCCTGAACCGGCGCAACTTCGGTAAGCCGCTGGCGGTGCTGTTCATCTGTTCGTTCTTTGCTTCGCACCTGATTTATATCTGGGCGGATGCCAATTTCTATCGGCCGATCACCATGCAGCGCGCCAACTTGCCGCTCTCTTACCCCATGACCGCGCGTAAGTTCCTGGAAAAACACGGCCTGCTCGATCAGCAAGAATATGAGCGCCGCCTGATGCAACAGGGCAATCCAGAAGCGGCGGCCGTTGAATATCCGCTCAATAGCCTGAACTACAGTGATAAAGGCAGCGGCTACAACCTGCTGATGATCGTGGTGAACGGCGTGCGTACCCAGGATCTGGCGCAAGACATGCCCGGCCTGAGCCGCTTTGCCCAGGAAAATATCCGCTTCAGCGACCATTACAGCTCCGGTAACCATGCGGACACCGGCCTGTTTGGCCTGTTCTACGGTATTTCGCCTACCTATCTGGATGGCATTCTGGCCGGGCGCAAACCGGCCGCGTTGATTAGCGCGCTGAGCGATCAAGGCTATCAGTTCGGCCTGTTCTCTTCAGACGGTTTCAACGCCACGCTTTACCGCCAGGCACTATTGACCGATTTCTCGCTCCCGCCGGAACCGTTCGTGCAGAGCGATGCTGCCACCACGCATCAGTGGCAGAGCTGGTTGGCCACTCAGAGCGGGAATAGCCCTTGGTTCTCCTATATCAATTTCAGCGGTGCAAAGTTCCCAGAAGGCGACAATAAGCTCTCGCCGGAAGCCTTTACCCAGCTCTATCGTACAGGCGCGAAAGACGTCGATGCGCAGATTGAGCAGGTGCTGGCAACGCTGAAAGAAAAAGGCCTGCTGGATAAAACCGTGGTGGTGATCACCGCCGAGCACGGCATAGAATTCAACGATACCGGCAAAGGCAACTGGGGAGCGGGCAGCAGCTTTAACCGCAGTCAGTTGCAGGTTCCGTTGGTCATTCACTGGCCAGGTACGCCAGCACAAACCATCAATAAGCTGACCAATCATAACGATGTGATGCGTACATTGATGCAACGTCTGCTGCATGTGAAAACACCGGCTAACGACTATTCGCAGGGCGAAGACCTGTTTGCCGCACAGCGTAAAAACAATTGGCTCGCCACCGGTGACGGCAGCCAGTTGGTGATCACCACGCCAACACAGACGCTGACATTGGATGGCAATGGCACCTACCGTGCCTACGATCAAGACGATAACGAGATCAAAGACGAGAAACCCCAGCTAGCCCTGCTGTTACAGGTGCTGACCGATGTAAAGCGCTTTATCGCCAACTAA
- a CDS encoding DinI family protein codes for MFVELVFDKRNVAGIPGADEIIKAELTKRVHRIFPDAEVKVKPMQANGLNSDASKSDREKLNRMLEEMFEESDQWLATDI; via the coding sequence ATGTTCGTTGAATTGGTGTTTGATAAGCGTAATGTCGCAGGGATCCCTGGTGCCGATGAAATCATCAAGGCCGAGCTGACAAAACGGGTACATCGTATCTTCCCGGATGCAGAAGTGAAGGTAAAACCCATGCAGGCCAACGGCCTTAACTCAGACGCCAGCAAAAGTGACCGCGAGAAGTTAAACCGTATGCTGGAAGAGATGTTCGAAGAGTCTGACCAATGGCTGGCCACCGATATTTAA
- a CDS encoding LysR family transcriptional regulator — translation MLSSEVRFFLVVANCGSLSAASEQLFVAVSAISRQIQRLEAQVGTPLFERHARGMVLTEAGQIFENHIRKSLLNIEQAVAEIKGLKAERRTALRVACSNGVAFMLMPQLMARFRAEYPAVSFVLTVADTKTLARLVRNGECDMVLQFSLHPERGVEVAASWPAPVLLLMRKEHPLADRQVVLADLCQYPVCLPEPGSTVRQLFDIACQMNGTFIEPVLTCDNFSTLYYFLQGSPLAVTICSQFTAMPLLQPQGLILKPFAVEQQSPRTLQLQLPLGRQRSTALDLFVDYINQTLSREERAIGEKFGI, via the coding sequence ATGTTGAGTAGCGAGGTTCGCTTTTTTCTGGTGGTCGCCAACTGTGGTTCACTCAGTGCGGCCAGTGAACAGCTGTTTGTGGCGGTATCGGCGATCAGCAGGCAGATCCAGCGCCTGGAAGCGCAGGTTGGTACGCCATTGTTCGAACGCCACGCGCGGGGGATGGTGCTGACCGAGGCCGGGCAGATTTTTGAAAACCATATTCGTAAAAGCCTGCTGAATATTGAGCAGGCGGTGGCAGAAATCAAAGGGTTGAAAGCCGAACGGCGTACTGCGCTACGCGTGGCCTGTAGTAATGGAGTGGCCTTTATGCTGATGCCACAACTGATGGCGCGTTTTCGTGCAGAATACCCGGCTGTCAGCTTCGTGCTGACGGTGGCAGACACTAAAACGTTGGCGCGGTTGGTACGCAATGGCGAGTGTGACATGGTGCTGCAGTTTAGTTTGCACCCAGAGCGGGGCGTTGAGGTAGCGGCTTCGTGGCCTGCCCCGGTCTTGTTGTTGATGAGAAAGGAGCACCCATTAGCCGACAGGCAGGTGGTTCTGGCGGATCTCTGCCAGTATCCGGTGTGTCTGCCAGAGCCGGGCTCCACGGTACGTCAGCTGTTTGATATCGCTTGCCAGATGAATGGCACCTTCATTGAACCAGTGCTAACCTGTGATAACTTTTCCACGCTGTACTATTTTTTACAGGGCTCCCCGCTGGCGGTGACCATCTGTAGCCAGTTTACCGCGATGCCGTTGTTGCAGCCGCAAGGATTGATCCTGAAACCTTTTGCTGTCGAGCAGCAAAGCCCGCGGACCTTGCAGTTGCAATTACCTCTGGGGCGGCAGCGGAGCACGGCGTTGGACCTGTTTGTGGACTATATTAATCAGACATTAAGTCGTGAAGAACGGGCCATCGGTGAGAAATTCGGCATATAA
- a CDS encoding M20 family metallopeptidase has translation MTGEQAVALATAYFDSGELRRILARRIALATESQRHDDDAGILLYLEQEIMPPLRALGFELQLFDNPEAANRPFLIAVRIEDPSLPTLLSYGHGDVVFGDDENWRTGLSPWELSEEGDRWYGRGSADNKGQHSINLAALEQVFQARGGKLGFNCKLIFEMGEEIGSPGLTAICQQQRELLQADLFIASDGPRLNATQPTLFLGSRGCINFRLSIHARDNAYHSGNWGGLLSNPGTQLANAITSLVNQHGQLQVAALKPAPLDDNLRTILRDLSVGGQAGDPAIDENWGEAGLTPSERLYGWNTLEVLAYQTGNPARPMNAIPGSASAVCQLRFVVGTDWQNLVNHVQQHLQLHGFGNVEVEWLHGSPATRLNPQDPLVPWALEILQQTSGKKPALLPNLGGSLPNDVFADTLGLPTLWIPHSYPACGQHGVNEHMLISIAREGLQIMTRLFWELGENGSTILAQRRAGESS, from the coding sequence ATGACGGGTGAACAGGCCGTCGCTTTGGCGACAGCGTATTTTGACAGTGGCGAATTACGCCGCATATTGGCGCGGCGCATCGCGCTGGCCACCGAAAGCCAGCGGCATGACGACGATGCCGGCATTTTGCTCTACCTAGAACAGGAAATCATGCCACCGTTACGGGCGCTGGGTTTCGAGTTACAACTGTTCGATAACCCGGAAGCGGCCAACCGCCCGTTTCTGATCGCCGTACGCATTGAAGACCCTTCATTACCTACCCTGCTGAGCTATGGCCACGGCGATGTGGTTTTCGGCGACGACGAGAACTGGCGCACAGGCCTTTCGCCTTGGGAATTGAGTGAAGAAGGCGATCGTTGGTACGGCCGTGGCAGCGCGGATAACAAAGGGCAGCACAGTATTAACCTGGCGGCGCTAGAGCAGGTTTTCCAAGCACGCGGGGGTAAACTAGGGTTCAACTGCAAGCTGATTTTCGAAATGGGAGAAGAGATCGGTTCCCCTGGGCTAACGGCCATTTGCCAACAGCAACGCGAATTGCTGCAAGCCGATCTGTTTATCGCCTCCGATGGCCCACGGCTGAACGCCACACAGCCAACATTGTTCCTAGGCTCACGCGGCTGTATCAATTTCCGCCTCAGCATCCACGCCAGGGATAACGCCTATCACTCTGGCAACTGGGGGGGATTACTCAGCAATCCCGGAACCCAACTGGCTAATGCCATCACCTCTCTGGTTAATCAGCACGGTCAGTTACAGGTTGCAGCGCTGAAACCCGCCCCTCTGGATGACAACCTGCGCACCATTTTGCGCGATCTCAGCGTTGGCGGCCAAGCTGGCGATCCAGCGATCGATGAGAACTGGGGTGAAGCTGGCCTGACCCCAAGCGAGCGCCTGTATGGTTGGAACACGCTTGAAGTACTGGCCTATCAAACGGGCAACCCAGCCCGGCCAATGAACGCCATCCCCGGCAGCGCTTCAGCGGTATGCCAACTGCGCTTCGTGGTCGGTACCGACTGGCAAAATCTGGTCAACCATGTCCAGCAACATCTGCAATTACACGGTTTTGGCAATGTAGAAGTGGAATGGCTGCATGGTTCACCGGCCACCCGGCTCAATCCACAAGACCCTCTCGTTCCTTGGGCACTTGAGATCCTGCAACAAACCAGCGGCAAAAAACCCGCATTGCTGCCCAATCTGGGCGGCTCACTGCCTAATGACGTATTTGCCGATACGCTGGGACTGCCCACGCTGTGGATCCCCCACTCCTATCCGGCCTGTGGTCAACACGGGGTCAATGAGCATATGTTGATATCCATTGCTCGTGAAGGATTGCAGATCATGACTCGTCTGTTCTGGGAGTTGGGCGAAAATGGCAGCACGATCCTGGCACAACGCCGGGCAGGAGAGTCCTCATGA
- a CDS encoding MFS transporter — translation MSAIAQQDSVAKPNLYKTLFATCIGNALEWFDIAVYGFFASYIAHAFFPTEDPAVSLLLTFGSFGVSFLIRPLGAVVLGAYADRVGRKKALLMSISLMLLGGAIITFMPSYATIGLAAPLMILIARLIQGFSAGGEFGSSTAFLVEHFPERKAFIASWQFATQGASTLMASAFGLGMTHWLTESQIQDWGWRIPFAFGLLIGPVGLYIRRHVHEPASFVQQQKPEAPLKMLVGNQKNLLLLAIGLMVISTAINYMLNYVPTYATKNLNLSGSAAFSATLLAGVILTVVTPIMGLWAEKVGRLPLMWGSLILLLLTIYPAFLLVVNHTSPMMLMLMVGWLALLKSIYFSTVPSVMADLFPMATRASGMAISYNVAVTVFGGFAPLICTLLITATGTSLAPSYYLMMMALLSGWALLGSRKHLRSA, via the coding sequence ATGAGCGCGATAGCCCAACAGGATAGCGTAGCGAAGCCCAATTTGTATAAAACGCTGTTTGCCACCTGCATTGGCAACGCGTTGGAATGGTTCGATATCGCGGTTTATGGCTTTTTCGCCAGCTATATCGCCCATGCCTTTTTCCCTACGGAGGATCCGGCCGTTTCATTGTTGCTGACTTTCGGCAGCTTTGGTGTCTCATTCTTGATCCGCCCACTGGGTGCTGTGGTGCTCGGAGCCTACGCCGATCGGGTTGGCCGCAAGAAGGCACTTTTGATGTCCATCAGCCTGATGCTGCTTGGCGGTGCGATCATCACCTTTATGCCGTCTTACGCCACCATTGGGCTGGCGGCTCCGCTGATGATCCTGATTGCCCGATTGATTCAGGGTTTTTCCGCCGGTGGGGAGTTTGGCAGTTCAACCGCCTTTCTGGTCGAACACTTCCCGGAGCGCAAGGCGTTTATCGCCAGCTGGCAGTTTGCCACGCAAGGCGCCAGCACGCTGATGGCTTCCGCCTTCGGGTTAGGCATGACCCACTGGCTGACAGAAAGCCAAATCCAGGACTGGGGCTGGCGTATTCCCTTTGCTTTTGGGCTGCTGATCGGTCCGGTGGGGCTGTATATCCGCCGCCATGTACATGAGCCAGCCAGCTTCGTACAGCAGCAGAAACCCGAAGCACCGTTAAAGATGCTGGTCGGTAATCAAAAAAACCTGCTGTTACTGGCCATCGGACTGATGGTGATTTCCACCGCCATCAACTACATGCTGAACTATGTACCCACCTATGCCACCAAAAACCTGAATCTGTCTGGTTCCGCCGCCTTTAGTGCAACCCTGTTAGCCGGTGTGATTTTAACGGTGGTCACCCCAATCATGGGACTATGGGCGGAAAAAGTCGGCCGCCTGCCGTTAATGTGGGGTTCGCTGATCCTGCTGCTGCTGACTATTTACCCGGCATTCCTGCTGGTGGTGAACCACACTTCGCCAATGATGCTGATGTTGATGGTTGGCTGGCTGGCCTTGTTGAAGTCCATCTACTTCTCGACGGTGCCTTCGGTGATGGCCGATTTGTTCCCGATGGCAACACGGGCCAGCGGTATGGCGATCAGCTACAACGTGGCGGTGACGGTATTTGGTGGCTTTGCGCCGCTGATCTGCACCCTGCTGATCACCGCAACCGGGACCAGCCTGGCACCAAGCTATTATCTGATGATGATGGCACTGCTGAGCGGCTGGGCACTGTTAGGGAGCAGAAAGCATTTGCGTTCGGCCTGA
- a CDS encoding succinylglutamate desuccinylase/aspartoacylase family protein, translated as MVAKGAQPDPKLGLQAAVHGDELNGTRVIQQVFEKLDPAELKGSVIGAVGANPSGMLANNRNWQLANDGGDMVDFNRVWPGKEKGNAAEQQAWLLWNNLWAGNATLFVDMHTQSRGTEYPLFIYADYRNPQVKQMAELFPADQIKADPGEKGSVETTFVENKIPAITLEIGKPKLYQPELIARSLTGVRNLMVQQGMTAGTLGTTAKEQKTFIGNEMSSIRAEVGGFAEVLVKVGDTVVKGQKVAVQRNAFGDTIREYTATHDGRVLAIGNDPLREPRALLVRILFNNPEPQCADGC; from the coding sequence ATGGTGGCAAAAGGCGCACAACCTGACCCTAAGCTGGGTCTGCAAGCGGCGGTCCATGGTGATGAACTAAATGGCACCCGGGTGATACAGCAGGTGTTTGAAAAGCTGGATCCCGCAGAGTTGAAAGGCAGTGTGATCGGTGCCGTGGGCGCGAATCCTTCCGGCATGTTGGCCAATAACCGAAACTGGCAGTTGGCCAATGACGGGGGGGATATGGTCGATTTCAACCGGGTCTGGCCGGGCAAGGAAAAAGGCAACGCTGCCGAACAGCAGGCTTGGCTGTTATGGAATAATTTGTGGGCGGGCAATGCCACCCTGTTCGTTGATATGCATACGCAGAGCCGGGGTACCGAATATCCCTTGTTCATCTATGCGGATTATCGTAACCCGCAGGTGAAGCAAATGGCTGAATTGTTCCCGGCGGACCAGATTAAAGCCGATCCTGGTGAGAAAGGCTCTGTCGAAACCACTTTCGTTGAAAACAAGATCCCTGCCATTACACTCGAAATTGGCAAGCCCAAGCTTTATCAACCTGAACTTATCGCACGTAGCTTGACAGGGGTGCGTAACCTGATGGTTCAACAAGGCATGACAGCCGGCACATTAGGGACAACGGCTAAAGAGCAAAAAACCTTTATCGGTAATGAAATGAGCTCGATCCGGGCTGAGGTTGGCGGATTTGCCGAGGTTCTGGTTAAGGTCGGCGATACGGTGGTCAAAGGGCAGAAGGTGGCGGTTCAGCGTAATGCATTTGGCGACACCATTCGGGAATATACTGCGACCCATGATGGTCGAGTGTTAGCTATCGGCAATGATCCTTTGCGCGAACCCCGGGCTTTACTGGTTCGTATCCTGTTCAACAATCCTGAACCTCAGTGTGCCGATGGTTGCTAA
- a CDS encoding prepilin peptidase has translation MSLLLDFTVAFPLLWLCVVGIFGAIVGSFLNVVIYRLPVMLEKQWQREALVQLALPLPESIPRFDLLLPHSCCPHCQHPIAARDNIPLLSFLLLKGKARCCGERIPRRYPLVEVATAMMFVLTALIFPLGFPLLGAWILLSFLLTLAVIDHHRQLLPDVLTLPLLWIGLLFNIEGHFASLEQATIGAVAGYVCLWSVFWLFKLATGKEALGYGDFKLLAALGAWLGWQALPQVIWVAAASGLLFTLIQRGLAKQDFNQPLAFGPWLAVSGAVNMFIPWSF, from the coding sequence TTGAGTTTATTACTGGATTTTACCGTTGCATTTCCCCTCCTCTGGCTGTGTGTCGTGGGGATATTTGGGGCCATAGTGGGTAGCTTTCTGAACGTAGTGATTTATCGATTACCGGTGATGCTGGAGAAGCAATGGCAGCGCGAGGCGCTCGTGCAACTGGCGCTACCCTTACCTGAATCCATACCGCGTTTTGATCTGCTATTACCGCATTCCTGTTGCCCGCATTGCCAGCATCCTATTGCGGCCAGGGACAATATACCCCTGCTGAGTTTTCTGTTGTTAAAGGGGAAGGCTCGTTGCTGTGGTGAGCGTATCCCAAGGCGCTACCCGCTGGTTGAGGTGGCAACGGCTATGATGTTCGTGCTGACGGCGCTTATATTCCCGCTAGGGTTCCCCTTGCTGGGCGCTTGGATCTTGCTCTCCTTTTTGCTGACGCTGGCAGTTATTGACCATCACAGACAACTGTTGCCAGATGTGCTGACGTTGCCACTGTTGTGGATCGGACTTTTATTCAATATTGAGGGGCATTTTGCCTCGTTGGAACAGGCGACGATTGGCGCAGTGGCAGGTTATGTCTGCCTATGGAGCGTGTTCTGGCTATTCAAGCTGGCAACCGGTAAAGAGGCTCTCGGCTATGGTGATTTTAAATTACTTGCGGCGTTAGGGGCCTGGTTGGGTTGGCAAGCGTTGCCACAGGTGATTTGGGTGGCAGCGGCCAGTGGTCTGCTGTTTACGCTGATACAGCGAGGGTTGGCGAAACAAGATTTTAATCAACCGTTAGCCTTTGGTCCATGGCTCGCCGTGTCGGGCGCGGTCAATATGTTTATACCCTGGAGCTTTTAA